From the genome of Nitrospirota bacterium:
CGCAAGGCCTGTTCGACCTTCTCATCTAGAAGGTATCGCTCGGTGGTTCCTCGCACCTTCAAGCCGTAGGCGACGTTCTCGTAAATTGACTTGGGAAATGGATTCGGCTTTTGAAACACCATGGCGATCCGCATCCGCACCTCGATGGGATCGACCTCTGCTGCCAGGATATTGCGGCTATCAGGATAGAGCAGAATTTCCCCTTCATAGCGGTTGCCGGCATAGAGGTCATGCATACGGTTGAAACAGCGGAGAAAGGTCGATTTTCCACAGCCTGACGGCCCGATCAATGCCGTAATCTGGTTTTCACCGATGGGGATCGACAGGTTCTTCAGCGCCAGTCTGCTGCCATAAGAAAAACTCAAGGCGCGCGTTTCCGCCTTGAGGGACTTGGGCCAACCCTGAGCGTGGGGTGAGTCGGTGAGATTCATCCTACCAAGTCACCTGCTTTCTCATGCGATATCGTACATAGATGGCCACTCCGTTCATGGTGAGGGTCATTCCGACTAAGAGGATGCCGGCCGCCGCTGCGTTGCTGGCGAAGTCCTCGCCAGGCCTCGACACCCATCCGAACATCTGAATCGGCATGACCGTAAACGGTGACAGGAGCCAGTCGAACGAGAGATAGGGCGGTTGTGTGCTGAAGGGAGCAGGCGGCAAAAAGGCGATGAAGGTGAGGGCGCCGATCGTGACGATGGGGGCCGTCTCACCGATGGCCCGGCTCAAGGCTAGGATAATGCCGGTGAGGATACCGGCTGCAGAATAGGGCAGGACGTGATGCGCGACCGTCTGCCACTTGGTGGCGCCCAATGCGTAGGCCGCCTCACGGATCTCCACGGGAATTGCGCGAATCGCTTCACGCGTCGTGACGATTACCACCGGGAGAATCAGCAGTGCCAAGGTGAGGCCCGCGACAAGAATGCTCTCGCCCAGACCCAGGATATAGACGAACAGTCCGAGCGCCAGCAGGCCATAGATGATGGATGGCACGCCGGCCAGGTTCGTGACCGTGACCTCGATCAATTCGGTCATCCAGCTTCTCCGCGCATACTCTTCCAGGTAGATGGCTGCGGCGACGCCTAGCGGCACACCCACGACCGCCGTGACTAGCATGATCAAGGTCGAGCCGACCCAGGCGGGAAGGATACCGGCTTGTGCGGCATGACGAGAGGGATAGGACATGAGGAACTGCCAGTCGATGCGTGTGACACCTTGGTACAGGAGCGCGCCGAGCAAGAGCATGAGTGTCCCGACTGCCATGGCAAGTGAACAGATCCCCAAAGCCTTGAACAGGGCTTCGGCGATTTTTCGCCGTGCGATAGAGGGGTGCTTCTGTCGAGAGGACTGGACGGACATCAGTAGGCCTCCCGAAACCACTTCCGCAGCATATGGCCGAGGATGTTGAACGCGAAGGTCATCACGGCCAACACCAGCCCTGCCGCAAAAATACTCTGGTAGCCAATGCTGCCGTGGGGCAGATCGCCGAGCGCCACTTGAACAATGTAGGCGGTAATGGTGGCGGCCGGCTCCAGAGGGTTCCAGGTCAGATTCGGATTTTGTCCCGCGGCGATCGCCACCACCATGGTTTCGCCGACCGCGCGCGAGATCCCGAGCACATAGGCGGCGACAAGGCCTGATGTGGCAGCCGGCACGACCACGCGCCAGGCCGTCTGCAGGCGGGTGGCCCCCATCGCATAGGAACCTTCCCGTAACACCATCGGCACGGCGCGCATCGCATCCTCGCTGAGCGAGATGACGAAGGGCATGATCATAATGCCGATTACGATGCCTGGTCCAAGCATATTGAACCCCGGCAGATCAGGCCAGATCCGTTGGAGCCCCGGTGTGACGACCAATAGCGCAAAATATCCGTAGACCACGGTCGGAACGGCCCCCAGGAGTTCTAACGCTGGCTTGATGACTTCCCGCACACGCGACGAAGCGAATTCTGAGAGATAGATCGCTGCCACCGTTCCGAGAGGAATCGCCACGAGGAGCCCAACTCCGCTAGTGACGAGCGTGCCGGCGAGCAGCGGCAGGATCCCATAGTGAGGATCGGCAAAGAGGGGGGTCCAGAGTGTATCGGTGAAGAAGTCTGTGAGCGGCACCATCTTGAAAAATCCGATCGACTCAGAAAGAAGCACGGCGATGATCGTCACGGTCGCGGCCACGGAGGTCAGCGCGGCGACAAA
Proteins encoded in this window:
- the pstB gene encoding phosphate ABC transporter ATP-binding protein PstB; this encodes MNLTDSPHAQGWPKSLKAETRALSFSYGSRLALKNLSIPIGENQITALIGPSGCGKSTFLRCFNRMHDLYAGNRYEGEILLYPDSRNILAAEVDPIEVRMRIAMVFQKPNPFPKSIYENVAYGLKVRGTTERYLLDEKVEQALRSAALWEEVKDRLLARATSLSGGQQQRLCIARALATDPELLLLDEPTSALDPIATASIEELLLDLKRRVTILIVTHNMQQAARVSDWTAFMYLGELVEFGLTKQLFTTPSKKQTEDYITGRFG
- the pstA gene encoding phosphate ABC transporter permease PstA, producing MSVQSSRQKHPSIARRKIAEALFKALGICSLAMAVGTLMLLLGALLYQGVTRIDWQFLMSYPSRHAAQAGILPAWVGSTLIMLVTAVVGVPLGVAAAIYLEEYARRSWMTELIEVTVTNLAGVPSIIYGLLALGLFVYILGLGESILVAGLTLALLILPVVIVTTREAIRAIPVEIREAAYALGATKWQTVAHHVLPYSAAGILTGIILALSRAIGETAPIVTIGALTFIAFLPPAPFSTQPPYLSFDWLLSPFTVMPIQMFGWVSRPGEDFASNAAAAGILLVGMTLTMNGVAIYVRYRMRKQVTW
- the pstC gene encoding phosphate ABC transporter permease subunit PstC, whose product is MAAQKTIPIKNPGAGDEAAARRRARLRCERAIEGGLFVAALTSVAATVTIIAVLLSESIGFFKMVPLTDFFTDTLWTPLFADPHYGILPLLAGTLVTSGVGLLVAIPLGTVAAIYLSEFASSRVREVIKPALELLGAVPTVVYGYFALLVVTPGLQRIWPDLPGFNMLGPGIVIGIMIMPFVISLSEDAMRAVPMVLREGSYAMGATRLQTAWRVVVPAATSGLVAAYVLGISRAVGETMVVAIAAGQNPNLTWNPLEPAATITAYIVQVALGDLPHGSIGYQSIFAAGLVLAVMTFAFNILGHMLRKWFREAY